From Elusimicrobiota bacterium, one genomic window encodes:
- a CDS encoding cob(I)yrinic acid a,c-diamide adenosyltransferase: protein MPKRFKPAMGRGDDGTTGLLLGRRVSKTDVRVKANALIDELNAWLGLAKTLKGPAAKERAGLEDAQKNLFALSSHIAGLDNSKTIESGTRKLEKEITRLAESLPELKSFAVPGKNEAEAVLHLARARCRSAEILAWHVKKAKPCAVYLNRLADYLFLLARASCK, encoded by the coding sequence ATGCCAAAAAGATTTAAACCGGCCATGGGCAGGGGCGACGACGGAACAACCGGCCTGCTTTTGGGAAGACGGGTTTCAAAAACCGATGTGCGCGTGAAAGCGAACGCCCTTATAGACGAGTTGAACGCCTGGCTGGGGCTTGCCAAAACCCTTAAGGGCCCGGCCGCCAAAGAGCGGGCCGGGCTCGAAGACGCGCAAAAGAATCTCTTCGCGCTTTCCTCACACATAGCCGGGCTTGATAATTCAAAAACAATAGAATCCGGAACCCGGAAGCTTGAAAAAGAAATAACCCGCCTGGCCGAAAGCCTGCCTGAACTCAAATCTTTTGCGGTTCCGGGCAAAAACGAGGCGGAAGCCGTGCTGCATTTAGCCCGCGCCCGATGCCGCTCAGCCGAAATACTCGCCTGGCATGTAAAAAAAGCCAAACCCTGCGCGGTTTACCTTAACCGCCTGGCCGATTACCTCTTCCTGCTCGCTCGGGCAAGTTGCAAATAA
- a CDS encoding NifU family protein, translated as MKDKVEKVIKKIKPMLAADGGSVELLGVDEKTGVVTVKLTGACGCCPHAAMTLKHVVEKMIKEEVPEVKEVAVD; from the coding sequence ATGAAAGATAAAGTTGAAAAAGTGATAAAAAAAATAAAACCCATGCTGGCCGCTGACGGCGGCTCGGTGGAACTGCTGGGCGTGGATGAAAAAACGGGCGTGGTCACGGTAAAACTTACCGGAGCCTGCGGCTGCTGCCCGCATGCCGCCATGACGCTTAAGCATGTGGTGGAAAAGATGATTAAGGAAGAAGTGCCGGAAGTTAAAGAGGTGGCGGTGGACTGA
- a CDS encoding PHP domain-containing protein, with product MPSSPLINLHNHSAHSDGTLAPEALARTAARAGINFFSLTDHDMTAGWAEMEPALKEAGIIYCYGVEFSSSLHDSLHILGYGLDPANPALLAKAAIFRAKRLERLKTIIGLLRGLGLEISYEELPFGDSHTLGRPHIADLLKKKGFVKTRKEAFERYIGRGRPAYAPPNGPGIEEAIQTIKAAGGFAVLAHPGVVVKILDLPAWKDMGLDGIEAFYPSHSNTLTREFIALAARYGLFITAGIDFHGPGTDRDRMFGFEYSEEMFKGIKKAFI from the coding sequence ATGCCGTCTTCCCCGTTGATAAATCTTCATAACCATTCCGCCCACTCTGACGGCACGCTTGCGCCGGAGGCGCTGGCCCGGACGGCCGCGCGGGCCGGTATAAATTTTTTTTCTCTCACCGACCACGACATGACCGCCGGCTGGGCCGAGATGGAGCCGGCTTTAAAAGAGGCCGGCATAATTTATTGTTACGGGGTGGAATTCAGTTCCAGTCTGCACGACAGTTTGCATATACTTGGCTACGGCCTGGATCCGGCAAACCCGGCGCTGCTCGCGAAGGCCGCAATTTTCCGGGCGAAGCGTCTTGAAAGGCTGAAAACAATAATAGGGCTCTTGCGCGGCCTCGGCCTTGAAATTTCGTATGAGGAATTGCCGTTTGGCGACAGCCATACCTTAGGCCGCCCGCACATAGCGGACCTGCTTAAAAAGAAAGGTTTCGTAAAAACGCGCAAGGAGGCTTTTGAAAGATACATCGGCCGGGGGCGCCCCGCCTATGCGCCGCCGAACGGACCCGGCATAGAGGAAGCCATTCAAACGATCAAAGCGGCCGGCGGCTTTGCGGTGCTGGCCCATCCGGGCGTGGTTGTTAAAATTCTTGACCTTCCCGCCTGGAAAGACATGGGCCTGGACGGGATCGAGGCCTTTTATCCGTCGCACAGCAATACGCTTACCAGGGAGTTTATCGCGCTTGCCGCGCGTTACGGCCTTTTTATCACCGCCGGTATAGATTTTCACGGCCCCGGTACGGACCGCGACAGGATGTTCGGGTTTGAATACAGC
- a CDS encoding type IV pilus twitching motility protein PilT codes for MTDLVTILGTAVQQGASDIHICSGKPPMMRLNGQIMPVNAAFEPLRGEETKNLVYSALYDEQRAKFEENWELDCSFAIKSVSRFRLNALITRGGVEAVMRVIPSIIPTPEQLGLSPTIVNLSTLPKGLVLVTGPTGSGKSTTLAAILDLINQKKKGHILTIEDPIEFTYESRECIVRQREIGQHTKSFSNALRAALREDPNVILVGEMRDLETIQLTITAAETGHLTFATLHTQDAPSSIDRIIDVFPPHQQTQVRVQLAASLQAVVSQILLPKKEGKGRVAVREIMVMTPAIANLIREGKTHMIYSAIETGAKFGMMPMDRSLANMVLQNLVSFEAAIAKAHDQEMFKKLCNRDGGL; via the coding sequence ATGACGGATTTGGTAACTATACTCGGCACGGCGGTGCAGCAGGGCGCTTCCGACATACATATCTGCTCGGGCAAGCCGCCCATGATGCGCCTTAACGGGCAGATAATGCCGGTAAACGCGGCTTTTGAGCCGCTTAGAGGGGAGGAAACAAAAAATCTGGTGTATTCCGCGCTCTACGACGAGCAGCGGGCCAAGTTTGAGGAGAATTGGGAGCTGGACTGTTCTTTCGCCATTAAAAGCGTGTCGCGGTTCCGCCTGAATGCTCTTATCACAAGAGGCGGCGTGGAAGCGGTCATGCGCGTTATTCCCTCGATCATTCCGACTCCGGAGCAACTGGGCCTTTCGCCGACCATAGTAAATCTTTCCACCCTTCCAAAAGGTCTGGTGCTGGTTACCGGGCCCACCGGTTCCGGCAAATCCACGACGCTTGCCGCCATTTTGGACCTTATAAACCAAAAGAAAAAGGGCCATATCCTTACAATAGAGGACCCGATCGAATTCACCTACGAGAGCAGGGAATGCATAGTCCGCCAGCGCGAAATAGGCCAGCATACGAAGTCTTTCAGCAACGCGCTCAGGGCCGCCTTGCGCGAGGATCCAAATGTGATTTTAGTCGGCGAAATGCGCGACCTTGAAACCATTCAGCTGACCATCACCGCGGCGGAAACGGGCCACCTGACTTTCGCTACCCTGCACACACAGGATGCACCGTCAAGCATAGACCGCATCATAGACGTTTTCCCCCCCCATCAGCAGACGCAGGTGCGCGTGCAGCTGGCGGCATCTCTTCAGGCGGTGGTGTCGCAGATCCTGCTGCCCAAAAAAGAGGGCAAGGGCCGCGTGGCCGTGCGGGAGATAATGGTTATGACCCCGGCCATCGCAAATCTTATACGCGAAGGCAAGACGCACATGATCTACAGCGCCATAGAAACCGGCGCCAAGTTCGGCATGATGCCCATGGACAGGTCTCTCGCGAACATGGTCCTCCAGAACCTGGTATCTTTTGAGGCGGCCATAGCCAAGGCGCATGACCAGGAAATGTTCAAAAAGCTCTGCAACAGGGACGGCGGATTATGA
- the argS gene encoding arginine--tRNA ligase, with amino-acid sequence MKLSALEEELKERAARAFALDQNQLSAFSLCAPPPHIRADISIAWPISAAKLLKRPPLKIAEELTTALAPDFEAGVIAPGFVNINLKNEFFFEALRGIVSGPAYFKNPERAAQKINIEFVSANPTGPLHLASGRGATLGDSLAKIMRLLGAGVSSEFYVNNMGRQVELLGRSLKARFEGQEPPENGYKGAYLKETAAVLPPEASGWTEKQFSGFAVAEMLNLHKADMKGFGVGFDRWFLESELHEADAPRRALEALKSLGLTSEKDGAVWFGSASEDNSEDKDRVLVKSDGSNTYFLNDIAYHLNKYDRGFNLLIDIWGADHHGYVPRMEAAVSALGKDRGGFKVIIHQMVILKRGEELVKMSKREGDFVSLKELVEEVGADACRFFFAMRGPNTHLIFDIDLAKKRSNENPVYYVQYVHARICSVFANAAGKGVDVKAGFAPAEITFNPEERALVLKLLWFEKTLETCVADFSPHYLTTYLTELSALFHSFYTQHKVLSPEAPQTTAMRLFLLKAVKSVISEGLSLLGVSSPEKM; translated from the coding sequence ATGAAACTTTCGGCGCTTGAAGAGGAACTGAAAGAGCGCGCCGCGCGCGCTTTCGCGCTTGACCAAAACCAGCTTTCGGCTTTCAGCCTTTGCGCCCCCCCGCCCCATATCCGAGCCGATATTTCCATAGCCTGGCCCATATCCGCCGCCAAACTGCTGAAAAGACCGCCCTTAAAAATAGCTGAAGAGCTGACAACGGCTTTGGCCCCTGATTTTGAAGCCGGAGTTATCGCGCCCGGATTTGTAAATATTAATTTAAAGAACGAGTTCTTTTTTGAGGCGTTAAGAGGCATTGTTTCAGGCCCCGCTTATTTTAAGAACCCGGAGCGCGCGGCCCAGAAAATAAATATAGAGTTCGTCTCCGCAAATCCCACGGGGCCGCTTCACCTGGCGTCGGGACGGGGGGCGACCCTCGGCGACAGCCTGGCGAAAATTATGCGGCTGCTCGGCGCAGGAGTGAGTTCCGAGTTTTATGTCAACAACATGGGCAGGCAGGTGGAACTGCTGGGCCGCTCGCTGAAAGCCCGCTTTGAGGGGCAGGAACCGCCTGAAAACGGCTATAAAGGCGCTTACCTCAAAGAGACGGCCGCCGTTCTGCCGCCGGAAGCTTCCGGCTGGACGGAAAAACAATTTTCCGGGTTCGCGGTGGCTGAAATGCTTAATCTGCACAAGGCGGACATGAAGGGTTTCGGCGTTGGGTTCGACCGCTGGTTTCTGGAATCCGAACTGCACGAGGCCGATGCTCCGCGCAGGGCCCTTGAAGCCCTTAAGAGCCTTGGCCTGACCAGCGAAAAGGACGGGGCTGTCTGGTTCGGCAGCGCTTCGGAGGACAACTCCGAAGACAAGGACCGGGTGCTGGTCAAGTCCGACGGCAGCAACACCTATTTTTTAAACGATATCGCTTACCATTTGAACAAGTACGACAGGGGTTTTAATCTTCTTATCGATATCTGGGGCGCCGATCACCACGGCTATGTGCCCCGGATGGAGGCCGCCGTATCCGCCCTGGGCAAAGACCGCGGCGGCTTTAAGGTAATCATTCACCAGATGGTTATTTTAAAGCGCGGAGAAGAACTTGTGAAAATGTCAAAACGGGAAGGGGATTTTGTTTCGCTGAAAGAGCTGGTGGAAGAAGTGGGCGCCGACGCCTGCCGGTTCTTTTTCGCGATGCGCGGCCCCAACACGCATTTGATCTTTGATATAGATCTGGCTAAAAAACGCTCGAACGAAAACCCGGTTTACTATGTGCAGTATGTGCACGCGCGGATTTGCTCTGTTTTTGCCAATGCCGCCGGAAAAGGCGTTGATGTCAAGGCCGGTTTTGCTCCGGCTGAAATAACTTTCAACCCGGAAGAGCGCGCCCTGGTTTTAAAACTCCTGTGGTTTGAAAAAACGCTCGAAACCTGCGTTGCCGACTTTTCCCCTCATTATCTTACGACCTACCTTACGGAGCTTTCGGCTTTGTTTCATTCCTTCTACACCCAGCACAAGGTGCTTTCCCCGGAGGCGCCGCAAACCACGGCCATGCGGCTGTTCCTGCTTAAGGCTGTAAAGTCCGTCATCTCCGAGGGATTAAGCCTGCTGGGCGTTTCCTCCCCCGAAAAAATGTAA
- the nadD gene encoding nicotinate (nicotinamide) nucleotide adenylyltransferase: MNHTEETIIIYGGSFDPPHKGHAALLRAAIKAVKPRRIYAVPAFRSPFKETAPVSFNDRFKMTKLALRGSGLDQVKVSRFEGSGVRPSYTFKTLRHFRRLHPRSKIYFLMGSDCLTGFGRWKNSRGIIKNAGLLVGARSGFPLKNPSNAPFERLKGVFPEVSSTSLRAALLFGGRSRFLAAPVNRYILRKRLYFSRERRLLKKLITPARYAHCLAVARLSAELAGRHGEDPQKAALAGLLHDAARDFKKNRLIRYAVSKKLKVPWFKATVVRAPMLLHSYASARLAAERFGVRDGTVLRAITLHTLGSTRMDALSKILYVADLAAEGRGFPEAEKIAALARRDLDAAFLAANYVKLKYAAGRGFWPHPGNLKLWKLHRQKRD; this comes from the coding sequence ATGAACCATACCGAAGAAACCATTATAATTTATGGCGGCAGTTTTGACCCGCCGCACAAGGGCCACGCGGCGCTGCTCAGGGCCGCCATAAAAGCCGTTAAGCCGCGCCGGATATACGCGGTACCGGCGTTTAGGTCTCCTTTTAAAGAAACCGCCCCTGTTTCTTTTAACGACCGTTTTAAAATGACAAAGCTGGCACTGCGGGGCTCCGGCCTGGACCAGGTTAAGGTAAGCCGTTTTGAAGGAAGCGGGGTCCGGCCCTCTTATACCTTTAAAACCCTAAGACATTTCAGGCGCCTGCATCCTCGGTCAAAAATTTACTTCCTGATGGGTTCCGACTGCCTGACCGGGTTCGGGCGCTGGAAAAATTCCCGCGGCATAATTAAAAACGCCGGATTGCTTGTGGGCGCGCGCAGCGGTTTCCCTCTGAAAAATCCGTCGAACGCGCCTTTTGAGCGGCTTAAAGGGGTTTTTCCGGAAGTTTCCTCTACTTCTTTGCGGGCGGCGTTGTTATTCGGCGGCCGCAGCCGCTTTCTTGCCGCCCCGGTAAACAGATATATATTAAGAAAAAGGCTTTATTTTTCAAGAGAAAGACGGCTTTTGAAAAAGCTTATCACCCCGGCGCGGTACGCGCATTGTCTGGCGGTGGCGCGGCTGTCAGCGGAACTTGCCGGCAGACACGGGGAAGACCCGCAGAAAGCGGCGCTTGCCGGGCTTTTACATGACGCCGCCAGGGATTTTAAAAAAAACCGCCTTATTCGCTATGCCGTCTCAAAGAAATTGAAAGTTCCCTGGTTTAAAGCGACGGTTGTCCGCGCGCCAATGCTGCTCCACTCCTACGCGTCCGCAAGGCTTGCCGCCGAGCGTTTCGGTGTGCGCGACGGAACCGTTTTGCGGGCCATAACCCTGCACACTTTGGGGTCCACCCGCATGGACGCGCTGTCAAAAATACTCTATGTGGCGGATCTTGCGGCGGAAGGCAGAGGGTTTCCGGAGGCGGAAAAAATAGCGGCTCTCGCGCGCCGGGACCTTGACGCCGCCTTCCTGGCGGCAAATTATGTTAAACTCAAATACGCGGCCGGCAGGGGCTTCTGGCCGCACCCCGGGAATTTAAAGTTATGGAAACTTCACCGACAAAAGAGAGACTGA
- the rsfS gene encoding ribosome silencing factor → MKNTCTKFKKIAIEAARLGDSKHAENIVIYELAKNSPLADYAVLMTADSVPQLEAVEEAVNKAFKARGLYVLYREGGESRAWKVLDYGGVLVHIFETGAREFYSMDVLFAHFPQIPWREAAVRQKALTKKPKAAAGPKLKPAARKKAKPAGRKKTAPSVRKKTKPAKKTARKK, encoded by the coding sequence ATGAAAAACACCTGCACTAAATTCAAAAAAATAGCCATTGAGGCCGCCAGGCTCGGCGACTCAAAACACGCGGAGAACATCGTAATTTATGAGCTGGCAAAAAACTCACCGCTGGCCGATTACGCGGTGCTGATGACCGCCGATTCCGTGCCGCAGCTGGAGGCGGTGGAAGAAGCCGTGAACAAAGCTTTTAAAGCGCGGGGGCTTTATGTCCTTTACCGGGAAGGCGGCGAGAGCCGCGCCTGGAAAGTGCTGGATTACGGCGGGGTGCTTGTGCACATTTTTGAGACCGGCGCCAGGGAATTTTACTCCATGGACGTGCTTTTCGCCCATTTCCCGCAAATACCATGGCGCGAGGCCGCTGTCCGCCAAAAAGCCCTTACTAAAAAACCCAAAGCCGCAGCCGGGCCTAAATTAAAACCGGCGGCCAGGAAAAAGGCCAAACCTGCCGGTAGAAAGAAAACGGCTCCGTCCGTCCGCAAGAAAACCAAACCGGCAAAAAAGACTGCCAGAAAAAAATGA
- a CDS encoding TldD/PmbA family protein → MIKTEDICERIFALAKGVQTEAFMVHSAGALTRFADNEISQNVYNDSSSVSIRFVDSGRTAKITLNQFDRTALERAVKTGLETLKWQKKDKNLLPLAGPRPLERGRNVFSKETAELPPLYRAQKINDLVRTCKKNGQIAYGTLENGLASYTVANSRGVFAKHLESYITYSVTVRDGDGFGWAETPAATAGDIDFEAVNRTARLKAAMGRKPRDIKPGLYPVILEPAAAADLLSYLCVFGFGGQFYNEGSSFVSGNLGKNLLSPRLSIEDNALDGPAPGMPFDFEGQPRSRVFLVEKGTVKAVVHDRKTAAAAKTASTGHSLPQPNGFTPFPLNVSVHPGESSVEEMIKNSKKAVLITQFHYTNLLRPLSVEMTGMTRNGTFLVENGKISKPLKNLRFTQSMVKAFRDVEAVGRKAELCQVWGRLSCPAFKLKAFNFSSATEF, encoded by the coding sequence ATGATTAAAACAGAAGACATCTGCGAGCGGATTTTCGCCCTGGCAAAAGGAGTCCAGACGGAAGCTTTTATGGTGCATTCCGCCGGGGCTCTCACGCGATTTGCGGATAATGAAATTTCACAGAACGTGTACAACGACTCTTCTTCTGTTTCCATACGTTTCGTGGACTCCGGGAGGACGGCAAAGATAACGCTTAACCAGTTTGACAGGACGGCCCTTGAACGCGCCGTGAAGACCGGCCTTGAAACCCTTAAATGGCAAAAAAAAGATAAAAATCTTCTGCCTCTGGCCGGACCGCGGCCGCTTGAACGCGGCCGCAACGTTTTTTCCAAGGAAACCGCGGAACTGCCCCCTCTTTACAGGGCTCAAAAGATAAACGACCTTGTGCGGACCTGTAAAAAAAACGGGCAGATCGCTTACGGCACACTTGAAAACGGCCTTGCCTCATACACCGTCGCCAACAGCCGCGGAGTGTTCGCCAAACATCTCGAAAGCTACATAACCTACAGCGTAACAGTGAGAGACGGCGACGGTTTCGGCTGGGCGGAGACGCCGGCCGCAACCGCCGGGGACATTGATTTTGAAGCCGTTAACCGGACCGCCCGCCTGAAAGCGGCCATGGGCAGAAAACCGCGCGACATAAAGCCGGGCCTTTATCCGGTCATACTTGAGCCGGCGGCCGCGGCCGACCTTTTGTCTTACCTGTGCGTTTTCGGCTTCGGCGGCCAGTTTTATAATGAAGGCTCCAGCTTCGTAAGCGGCAACCTGGGGAAAAACCTTCTGAGCCCCCGCCTTTCAATTGAGGACAACGCGCTTGACGGCCCGGCGCCCGGTATGCCTTTCGATTTTGAAGGCCAGCCCCGGAGCAGGGTGTTTTTGGTGGAAAAAGGAACAGTGAAAGCTGTAGTGCACGACCGTAAAACGGCCGCGGCCGCGAAAACAGCCTCCACCGGCCACTCCCTGCCGCAGCCCAACGGTTTCACCCCTTTCCCCCTTAACGTTTCAGTGCATCCCGGGGAAAGCTCCGTTGAGGAAATGATAAAAAACTCTAAAAAAGCCGTGCTGATAACGCAGTTCCACTACACCAACCTTCTCAGGCCGCTCTCCGTGGAAATGACCGGCATGACAAGGAACGGAACTTTTCTGGTGGAAAACGGAAAAATTTCAAAGCCTCTTAAAAACCTGCGTTTCACGCAGAGCATGGTAAAAGCTTTTAGAGACGTGGAAGCGGTAGGCCGCAAGGCCGAACTCTGCCAGGTTTGGGGCAGGCTCAGCTGCCCCGCTTTCAAACTGAAGGCTTTTAATTTTTCCTCGGCTACTGAGTTTTAA
- a CDS encoding DUF2064 domain-containing protein, which yields MKDKRNNSIILLAEAPEPGKTNCELKTSLGEERALHVSGDLLKNSYALAKNFKDAILLISYEKTPSHPDLTWLDPEDPGFLETNKKTAAEQLTDAFTLAFNTGAKKALFLNHLSPDVKPEWLSQAFDGAGEKTVSIGRNQDGSFYLLALTQNNLKIISGISPYAPSTADELSEKAKKNKLAVFTTPETFAVKNAETLSAWIEARKQESPLFSALQPPPEPGPASKHPKNHAGKNRRDASPEETEK from the coding sequence ATGAAAGACAAGAGAAACAATAGTATCATCCTGCTGGCTGAAGCTCCGGAACCGGGAAAAACCAATTGCGAACTTAAAACCTCGCTTGGCGAGGAACGCGCTCTTCATGTGTCCGGAGACCTGCTTAAAAATTCGTATGCTCTCGCGAAGAATTTCAAAGACGCCATATTGCTGATTTCCTACGAAAAGACACCTTCACACCCCGACCTTACCTGGCTGGATCCCGAAGACCCCGGTTTTTTGGAAACTAATAAAAAAACCGCCGCTGAACAGCTTACCGACGCCTTCACCCTCGCGTTCAATACCGGCGCGAAAAAAGCCCTTTTTTTAAATCATCTTTCTCCGGATGTAAAGCCGGAATGGCTTTCACAGGCCTTTGACGGAGCCGGAGAAAAAACCGTTTCCATCGGCCGTAATCAGGACGGCTCTTTTTACCTGCTGGCTCTGACACAAAACAACCTTAAAATTATTTCCGGCATTTCCCCTTACGCGCCAAGCACCGCGGATGAATTGTCGGAAAAAGCCAAAAAGAACAAACTGGCTGTTTTCACCACGCCTGAAACTTTCGCCGTTAAAAACGCGGAGACGCTAAGCGCCTGGATTGAAGCCAGAAAGCAGGAATCTCCGCTTTTTTCGGCTCTCCAGCCGCCCCCTGAACCGGGCCCCGCTTCAAAACACCCTAAAAATCACGCCGGGAAAAACCGCAGGGATGCTTCTCCGGAAGAAACCGAAAAATAA
- a CDS encoding cyclic nucleotide-binding domain-containing protein produces MTEIDGLKNIGIFKNFSAEMLEEFSGYFRQISRPAGAVIFREKSEGDTLFIIVSGEVVIEKKLDEEGKEFKPLAILTKGDFFGEMAVLEVQPRSAQARAALETSLYEIKRTEFLNFIKEHSETGINFFIEIIKVVLKRLQHTSNELTMLFDMSRVIMDEHKSVAAFMAKMVDEISIYFEGHWNINAFFYNKFNEEYDPAGSKISFDEPAVLAVQSAPKDGWLDARTYIMTCSRHGNRLGYVRFCKSADVSSYEKNNLGTIFNTISSISSSAIENIEHRVETELMLKLKNQKNFI; encoded by the coding sequence ATGACAGAAATTGACGGACTTAAGAATATCGGGATCTTCAAGAATTTTTCCGCGGAAATGCTGGAAGAGTTTTCCGGGTATTTCAGGCAGATTTCCCGCCCGGCCGGCGCCGTTATTTTCAGGGAGAAAAGCGAAGGCGACACGCTTTTTATCATCGTCTCGGGCGAGGTTGTAATAGAAAAGAAGCTGGACGAGGAAGGCAAAGAATTCAAGCCGCTCGCCATACTTACAAAAGGGGATTTTTTCGGCGAAATGGCCGTGCTTGAAGTCCAGCCCCGCTCCGCGCAGGCCAGGGCAGCGCTTGAAACCTCGCTCTATGAGATAAAGCGCACCGAGTTCCTTAACTTTATAAAGGAGCATTCCGAAACCGGCATAAACTTTTTTATAGAAATAATCAAGGTGGTCTTAAAGCGCCTGCAGCATACCTCGAACGAGCTCACCATGCTGTTTGACATGAGCCGGGTTATAATGGACGAGCATAAATCCGTAGCGGCTTTTATGGCAAAGATGGTGGATGAAATAAGCATCTATTTCGAGGGGCACTGGAACATAAACGCATTTTTTTACAACAAGTTCAACGAGGAGTACGATCCGGCCGGGTCCAAAATAAGTTTTGACGAGCCCGCGGTTTTGGCGGTGCAAAGCGCTCCGAAAGACGGCTGGCTTGACGCCAGGACCTATATAATGACCTGTTCGCGGCACGGCAACCGGCTCGGATATGTCCGTTTTTGCAAGTCGGCGGATGTTTCCAGTTATGAAAAAAACAATCTCGGCACGATATTTAATACAATATCCTCCATCAGCAGCTCCGCCATTGAAAATATTGAACACCGGGTAGAAACAGAACTAATGCTTAAACTTAAAAATCAGAAAAACTTTATATGA
- a CDS encoding LytR C-terminal domain-containing protein, which yields METSPTKERLMLAAGLAICAGLLAAHYFSGLAAELAANRDLEIAVIGERASRVFIYHSFSKTVTAINLPPARLKGRGSNYQKACAALALVSGKISGQGEDVLYLVTDAQSADLSAFYETLNSWRSRPRLLFEAARRLWLLKKEERTNISFHDLLLMALELSRLNSSNFIVTDFERGTGRGGAADGSGDIGAGDKADIEAGAFAPVFRVEVLNASGEKDLAAQVTKYLRKKGFDVINFGTYGSVEEQTKIVNCSGNMEAAKAARSALGLNALEIYSKPGPGSVAEVSVILGVDFNRTIIKD from the coding sequence ATGGAAACTTCACCGACAAAAGAGAGACTGATGCTGGCGGCCGGTCTCGCCATATGCGCGGGGCTGCTTGCCGCGCATTATTTTTCCGGTTTGGCCGCCGAACTTGCCGCCAACCGCGACCTTGAAATAGCTGTTATCGGCGAAAGAGCGTCCAGGGTCTTTATTTATCATTCTTTTTCAAAAACGGTAACCGCGATAAACCTGCCTCCGGCGCGGTTAAAAGGCCGCGGCTCGAACTACCAAAAGGCCTGCGCGGCGCTGGCGCTCGTTTCCGGCAAAATATCGGGCCAAGGGGAAGACGTGCTTTACCTTGTAACGGACGCCCAGTCGGCCGATCTGAGCGCGTTTTATGAAACTTTAAATTCGTGGCGTTCCAGGCCCAGGCTGCTTTTTGAAGCCGCGCGCCGGCTTTGGCTGCTAAAAAAAGAGGAGCGCACCAATATTTCCTTTCACGATCTTTTACTCATGGCGCTTGAATTATCCCGTCTTAATTCCTCCAACTTCATTGTTACGGATTTTGAGCGCGGGACCGGCCGCGGCGGCGCGGCGGACGGCTCCGGCGACATTGGAGCCGGGGATAAGGCGGATATTGAAGCCGGCGCTTTTGCGCCGGTTTTCCGGGTGGAAGTTTTAAACGCCTCCGGCGAAAAAGACCTGGCCGCGCAGGTTACCAAATACCTGAGAAAAAAGGGTTTTGATGTTATAAATTTCGGGACCTATGGAAGTGTGGAGGAACAGACAAAAATAGTAAACTGTTCAGGTAACATGGAGGCCGCCAAGGCCGCGCGCTCGGCTTTAGGTCTGAACGCGCTTGAAATATATTCAAAGCCGGGCCCGGGCAGCGTGGCTGAAGTTTCTGTTATCCTTGGCGTGGACTTTAACAGAACGATAATAAAAGATTAG